The proteins below come from a single Tachypleus tridentatus isolate NWPU-2018 chromosome 13, ASM421037v1, whole genome shotgun sequence genomic window:
- the LOC143238373 gene encoding techylectin-5B-like gives MYNTVKILSILSFFVLTQADVRHQTACNTVGSLKGIVDSVTELVDLARNRISTLEDAFYTTTLERTFSPLINDKQNRSFQQSLCVTQTTEQKPPLPEDCASIYKQQLNRTSGVYKIQPQFLNQSISVYCDMETSGGGWTLIQRRGNFGKPFENFYRSWVEYKNGFGNLTQEFWLGNDIIFSLTNQDNMVLRVDLEDFEGSRRYAEHDEFLVRSEIELYKMSYKTYKGDAGNSLAHHNHMMFSTKDKDNDKYSGSCAHNHKGGWWYHNCHNSNLNGSYYTEDKVDSTGVIWHEWKSKHSTLKTSEMKIRPVEFVIGQ, from the exons atgtacaacactgtgaagatattaagtattttgtctttcttCGTGTTGACCCAGGCTGATGTCCGTCATCAAACAGCTTGTAATACTGTTGGGTCACTGAAAGGAATAGTGGACTCCGTTACAGAATTAGTAGATCTGGCTAGAAACAGGATTTCTACTTtagaag ATGCGTTTTATACAACCACACTTGAACGAACATTTTCACCTCTTATTAATGACAAGCAAAACCGATCTTTTCAACAATCGCTTTGTGTAACACAAACGACGGAACAAAAACCACCTCTACCAGAAGACTGTGCCAGTATCTATAAACAACAACTTAACCGAACCAGTGGTGTCTACAAGATTCAGCCACAGTTTTTGAACCAGTCTATTTCTGTATACTGTGATATGGAGACATCAGGAGGAGGGTGGACG TTGATTCAAAGAAGAGGAAATTTTGGAAAAccatttgaaaatttttacagaTCGTGGGTGGAATACAAAAATGGTTTTGGAAATTTAACCCAGGAGTTTTGGTTag GAAATGACATCATCTTCTCCTTGACCAATCAGGACAATATGGTGCTCCGTGTTGATCTGGAAGACTTTGAAGGAAGTCGAAGATATGCAGAGCATGACGAGTTCTTAGTACGAAGTGAAATAGAACTctataaaatgagttacaaaacgtacaagggtgacgcgg GAAATTCTCTCGCTCACCACAACCACATGATGTTCAGTACCAAGGATAAAGACAACGATAAATACAGCGGAAGTTGTGCTCATAATCACAAAGGTGGATGGTGGTACCATAACTGTCACAATTCCAACCTAAACGGTTCGTATTACACAGAAGATAAGGTAGATTCTACCGGTGTTATCTGGCACGAGTGGAAAAGTAAACACAGTACACTAAAGACAAGCGAGATGAAAATAAGACCTGTGGAGTTTGTTATtggtcaataa